TTATCCAGACATTCCTGCAACCGGAGTGCAAGCTTAATGACATTTCTCTCATCCATGATGAGCGTCATGTGGTTGCCGGGTACCGCAATCACTTCCACACCCGCCCGGGCGAACCTGCGCACGCTCTCGACGAGCGTGTCCACCCCAATCGCCGGAGGGCCCGCGCGGAAGAGCGTGGCGGGACCTGCGTACGAGGAGAACGTGTAGAGACGCTCGGCCTGCATGGTCACGAGGAAGTTCCGGGCGGTCCGCGCCGCGTCCCGCAGGAACCGCCAGAGGTAGGTGCGCTGGCCGTCGGTGTCCCTGCGGAACAGCTCCCCGAAAGACTCGGGCAGGCTGATGCCCATCCACCCCCCCACGAGCCTCACGTTCTCATAGTCACGCGGCAGCGGGGCCTCCGTCAGCACCCTCACCATCTGTGAGCTGGCGAATAGCCCCTCCCCGTTCTCCCCATTGTCCCGAGCGGCCTGCCGGTCGAGCGCCGCGCCATCGATCAGCCCCAGCAGCGCGACCTGCTCTCCCATCGCCTCGAGCTGCCGCGCCATCTCACACACGATGATGCCGCCGAACGACCACCCCGCGAGCCGGTACGGTCCGTGCGGCTGGAGCTGCCGCATGGCGTCCACGTAGAGCGCGGCCGTCTCCTCGATCGTCTCCGGGGGCCGCAGGTCGTCCATGACGCCCGGCATCTGGAAGCCGAAGACGGGCTGCTCCGGACTCAAGTAGCGCGCCAGGGAGACGTAGACGGCCGGGCTGCCGGCGGAGGGCGGAGCGAAGAACAGCGGTGGCTTGTTTCCCAGGGGCTTCAACGCCACCACGCAGTCGGGTAGCCGCAGGGCCAGCGCGGACTGGGCTCCCGAGTGCGCGTCCACCCAGCGGGCCAGCTCCTCGACCGTGGGACGCTCGAAGACCTCGTTGAGAGGAACCTCGACGCCCAGACGGGACCGGATGCGCGCGATGAGGGTGACGGCGAGCAGCGAGTGTCCTCCCAGCTCGAAGAAGCTCGCGTTGGGCGCCACGGTGCCGAGCCCCAGCAGCTCGCCGAAGAGGGCCTGGAGCTGACGCTCCGTCTCGCTGCTGCCCACCCGCCGCACCAGGGCACTGGCCTCATGCTCTCGTTCGGGCGGCGGTGGCAGGGCCTTGCGGTCGATCTTCCCGCTGGGCGTGAGCGGCAGTGCCTCGAGGATCACGAAGACCGCCGGGATCATGTACTCGGGGATCACCCCGTGGAGGGACTTCCGAAGCTCCTCCTTCAGCGCCCCCTCCGCCTGGGCGCCCCACGTGCGCGGCTCGACGTAGGCCACCAGGCGCGGCTCACGGCCCGGCGCGCGCTGCAACACCACGGCGGCCTGGACCACCTGGGGGTGCCGCCCGAGCGCCGACTCGATCTCCCCCGGTTCCACCCGATGGCCGCGGATCTTGAGCTGATCGTCCAACCGACCCAGGTACTCGATCCGGCCGTCCGGGAGATGACGGGCGAGATCCCCCGTGCGGTAGAGCCGGGCGCTCCCGGTGCCGGGGGTCTCCAGCTCGAAGGGGTTGGGGATGAACCGCTCGGCCGTCAGCTCCGGACGGCCCAGATAGCCCCGGGCCAGTCCGACCCCACCGATGTGGAGCTCGCCGGGCACACCGATGGGCACCGGCTGTCGATTCCGGTCCAGGATGTAGAGCTGCGTGTTGGCGATCGGCCGGCCGATGGGAATCCGCTCCGGGAGCGGCCCGTCACCCGGGAGCAGCTCCTCGATGCAACAAGCCACGGCGGCCTCGGTCGGACCGTATTCGTTGATGATGCGGGTGGCGATGCGCTGCCGCCGCCAGGTGGCCAGGTCCACTCCGTGAAGGCCCTCTCCACCGAGCACGGCCGCGTGCGCCCGCTCGAGCACCCTCTGGGCACGGCCGAGACCGTCGAAAGCCCTGAGGTGGGAGGGCGTCATCTTGATGAAGCTGAATCCCCCCTCGGGATAGTCCTCCGAGGTCAACAGCTCGAGCTCCTTGCCGCGCGGAAGCAGGAACAGGGCGCGTCCCGCGAGCAGCGGGGCGAAGAGGCTCGTCAGGGTGCCATCGAAGCTGACGGAGCCGAGCACCGGACTTCCCGTGCCCTCCTGGAGCTTGTAGGCGTCGACGCACCACTTCAGGTAGTTGACGATGCTCCGGTGGGTGATCTCCGTGCCCTTCGGCTGCCCCGTCGAGCCCGAGGTGTAGAGGATGTACGCGAGATGATCGGGGCCCACCTCGCGGCGCAGATGCTTGCCAGTGACCTCCGGGAGCTCCTCGTCCACCGGGATGACCGTGAAGCTCCCCAGCGCCGAGAGCCGCCCCGCGAGCTCGCCCGAGGAGAGCACCACCCGAGGTCTCGCATCGCCGAGGATGCGCCGGAGCCGATCGGAGGGCTCGCCAGGATCGAGCGCGAGGAACGCGCCGCCGGCCTTGAGCACCGCCAGGAAGCTCACGATCAACTCCGGTGAGCGCTCCAGGTAGATGCCGACGACCCCCTCGGGCCCGATCCCCTGCGCCTGCAGGTACACCGCGAGCCGATCACTGTGTTGATCGAGCTCGCCATAGGTGAGCTCCCAGTCATCCACGACGACGGCGCAGGCGTCGGGTGATCGCAGGGCCCGGGCCTCGATCAACTCGTGCAGGCACTGGCTGCCAGGGTAGTCCTTCCGGGTGTCGTTCCACTGCCGCAGCACGCGCTCGCGGCTGGCCGCGGAGAGCAGCGGAAGCCCGGCGATCGGCCGCTCGGGCTCGCTCAGGAGCCCCTCGAGGAGCGTCTGGAAGCACTCCACGTAGTGTTCGATGGTTCCCCGATCGAAGAGATCGCGGTTGAACACGAACCGTCCCGTGAGCCGATCCCCGTGATCCTCCACGAAGAGGTTGAGATCGAAGCGGGAGGTGGTGGTCTCGAACTCCAGCGGCTGGAGCTTCACCCCACCCTGCTCCGGATATCCGCCCGGCACCCGGACCCAGGAGAACACGGTCTGGAACAACGGGTTGTAGCCGGGGTTTCTCGGTGGCTTCAGCTCCTCGACGAGGAGATCGAAGGGCAGATCCTGGTGCTCGAAGGCCTCGAGCACCACCTCGCGGACGCGCTCCACCAGCGTCGAGAAGCCGAGGCCGCCTCCGCAGTCCACCCGCATCACCAGGTTGTCCACGAAGAAGCCCACCAGGGGCTCGAGCTCATTGCGGCTCCGGTTGATGGAGTTGGCCCCCAGGGCCACGTCATCCCGTCCCGTGAGCCGGTGCAGGAGCGCGAAGAACGCGGCCAGCATGCCCATGAAGGGCGTGGCGTTGGCGGCATGGCTCGAGGTCTTCAAGAGCTCCGTGAGCCGAGGCGCGAGCTCGAAGGGGACCTCTCCCCCCGCGTAGGTCTGCACCCGGGGGCGCGCGCGATCCGCGGGGAGCTCGAGCAGCGGAGGCAACCCGGCGAGCTTCTTCCGCCAGTAGTCCACGAGCTTCCGACGACCCTCGCCCTTCAGGAAGTCCCGCTGCCAGATGGCGAAGTCGGAGTACTGGATCCCCAGGGGCGGCAGAGGGGACGGCTGCCCACCGCCAAAGGCGGCGTAGAGCGTCATGAGCTCCCGGACGAGGATCCCTCGCGCCCACTCGTCCGCCGCGATGTGGTGCATGCAGACCTGGATGAACTGACCCTCGGGCCCCCGATCGATCACCAGGAGTCGAACCACCGGGCCCCTGGAGAGATCGAAAGGCCGCTCGCCCTCCCGCTGGAGGAAGGCCTCCGTCCCTCGCGGCTCGACGGCGAGCACCTCTCTCTCGTCGAGCACGCGGAACTCGATCCGCGGCTCGGGATCGACGATCTGAACGGGCACCCCCTCCTGCTCGGCGTAACGCGTACGGAGGATCTCGTGGCGACGGATGATCTCGATGAAGCAGCGCTCCAAGAGCCTCGCATCGAGATGGCCGTCGACTCGCAGCGGCATCACCAGGTTGTAGGCGGAGCTTCCGGGCTCCAGGCGGTCGAGGAACCACAGCCGCTGCTGCCCATAGGAGAGAGGCGCGGACCCACCACGAGAGACCGGGGTGATGGCGACCGTCGACTTCTCCCGATTGCGCGCGTGCAGCAGCTCGAGCAGCCCGCTCTTGTGCTCGGACAGTGTCCTCCGCAGCGCCTCATCGGCGGCCCCCTTCGGGGCCCGAAGCCGCAGCGACTCGCCTTCCGCCCAGACCTCGATGCCCCGTCGATTCAGCTCGGCGAGCAACTCCCCCAGACTCATAGCGTCAGTTCCTCGAGCTCGTCGGACGCGGCAGGGGCACGAGCGAGCAGCTCGCTGAGCTCGAGCTGCGTGTGCAGCGCCTCCACGATTCCGTCGAGGGCGGTTCCATCGATGAAGCGGGCCATGGGCAGATCCACGCCCAGCTCGCGCCCGATGCGGTTCTTCAGCTCGACCGCGCGCAGCGAGTCGAGCCCCATCTCGTTGAGTGAGATCTTCTTCTGGAGCACTTCATGATCCGGAGCGAACCCCAGCAGGGACGCCAGCCGGCCCTGGACATAGCGCGCCAGCAGCTCACGCCGACGCGTGCTGTCCGTCCGCTTGAGTTCATCCAGCAGCTCATGCATTCGCGAGGCGGCAACGGAGCGGGACTGCTCGGGCATGAGGCCGGAGAACAAGGGGCCGTGGCCCGGCGAGAAGGTCGCACCCGCCGCGGAGACATTGAAGGGCACCACGCCCATCTGGGTGACCTCTCGCGCCAGGAGCTCCTCGAGGATCTGCAGCGCCTGCTGAGGTGGGAGGCTGGAGGCGTCCGAAGCCGAACCGCCCCCCTTGGATGACGTCTTCGACGCCATTCCCGCACCGGACCACCGCCCCCAGTTGATGCTGAGCGCCGGCAACCCTCGCCTGCTCCGGTGATGCGCCAGCGCATCGAGGAAGCCGTTGGCCGCCACGTAGTTGGCCTGCCCCGCCACGCCAATGAGTGACGCCGCGGATGAGTACATCACGAAGAGATCGAGCGGGAGCTGGGCCGTGGCGAGGTGCAGGTTCCACGCGCCCTGCGCCTTCGGCGCGAACACACGCGAGAAGCGCTCCCGATCCTGGAGCAACATCACCCCGTCATCCAGCACACCCGCCGAGTGGAAGATTCCCCGCAACCGGGACCCTCGAGCGGAGATCTCGTCCACGAGGCGCTGGACGTCCTCCAGGCGCGAGACGTCGGCCCGGGCCACGGTGACCTGACAGCCACTCGCCGTCAGCGCCGAGATCGTGGCCTTCGCCTCCGCTCCCGGCTCGCCGCGGCCGGTCAGGACCAGATGACGGGCCCCAGACCGAACCAGCCACTCCGCGGTGGCCAACCCGAGGGCTCCCAGGCCGCCCGTGATGAGATACGTCCCGTCCGCCAGGATCCGCACCGGCGTGGTCCGGCTCGAGGCCTTGCCAGGCCGCGCGAGCCGGGCACCCAGGAGCTGACCCCCGCGCAGGGCCATCATGTTCTCCTCGGGAGGCTGGACGATGAGCTGGAACAGCCTCGCGGGCGCATCCTCGCTGGTGTCCAGATCCACCAGCCGGCAGCCGAGCTCCGGATGCTCGATCGCGGCGGCGCGGCCGAGTCCCCAGATCGGCACCTGGGTGAGACCCTCCACGGCATCCGCCGGAGCGGCCGCGACGGCCCCACGCGTTGCCAGCCACAGCACGGGCCGCTGAGCCCAGGGGGCGCGAGCCAAGGCCTGGGTGAGGTGGAGCACTCCCGCCGTACTGCGCGCGGTGGCGTCCGCCAGTCCCTCGGCGGAGAGCCCCGTCGCCCCGCGCTCGTCGAGTCCCCACAAGCAGGCAACGACCGTCGGCGCCGCGCCTCCCTCGGAGACCTCCCGCAGCAGCCTGTCGAAGCTCGCCGCATCGGTCGGATCGAGCCGGTAGTGATCCGGGTCGACGCGCTCGTAGCCCGCGCCCTGGGTCACCGTCACGCATGTCCCGGAGTGTTGCAGCACCCGCTCCTTCAACTGCGTCCCGACGCCACCCGAGTCCGCCAGCAGCAGCCAGCGACCGGGCCGGGTCGGGACCTGCTCGCGCGCCCCGGGAGCGCGCTGCTCACGCCACACCAGCTCGAAGAGGAACTCCCGCCAGGAGTCCGAGAACGAGGCCATGACCGCGCTCCGGTCGAAC
Above is a window of Cystobacter fuscus DNA encoding:
- a CDS encoding non-ribosomal peptide synthetase, whose translation is MSLGELLAELNRRGIEVWAEGESLRLRAPKGAADEALRRTLSEHKSGLLELLHARNREKSTVAITPVSRGGSAPLSYGQQRLWFLDRLEPGSSAYNLVMPLRVDGHLDARLLERCFIEIIRRHEILRTRYAEQEGVPVQIVDPEPRIEFRVLDEREVLAVEPRGTEAFLQREGERPFDLSRGPVVRLLVIDRGPEGQFIQVCMHHIAADEWARGILVRELMTLYAAFGGGQPSPLPPLGIQYSDFAIWQRDFLKGEGRRKLVDYWRKKLAGLPPLLELPADRARPRVQTYAGGEVPFELAPRLTELLKTSSHAANATPFMGMLAAFFALLHRLTGRDDVALGANSINRSRNELEPLVGFFVDNLVMRVDCGGGLGFSTLVERVREVVLEAFEHQDLPFDLLVEELKPPRNPGYNPLFQTVFSWVRVPGGYPEQGGVKLQPLEFETTTSRFDLNLFVEDHGDRLTGRFVFNRDLFDRGTIEHYVECFQTLLEGLLSEPERPIAGLPLLSAASRERVLRQWNDTRKDYPGSQCLHELIEARALRSPDACAVVVDDWELTYGELDQHSDRLAVYLQAQGIGPEGVVGIYLERSPELIVSFLAVLKAGGAFLALDPGEPSDRLRRILGDARPRVVLSSGELAGRLSALGSFTVIPVDEELPEVTGKHLRREVGPDHLAYILYTSGSTGQPKGTEITHRSIVNYLKWCVDAYKLQEGTGSPVLGSVSFDGTLTSLFAPLLAGRALFLLPRGKELELLTSEDYPEGGFSFIKMTPSHLRAFDGLGRAQRVLERAHAAVLGGEGLHGVDLATWRRQRIATRIINEYGPTEAAVACCIEELLPGDGPLPERIPIGRPIANTQLYILDRNRQPVPIGVPGELHIGGVGLARGYLGRPELTAERFIPNPFELETPGTGSARLYRTGDLARHLPDGRIEYLGRLDDQLKIRGHRVEPGEIESALGRHPQVVQAAVVLQRAPGREPRLVAYVEPRTWGAQAEGALKEELRKSLHGVIPEYMIPAVFVILEALPLTPSGKIDRKALPPPPEREHEASALVRRVGSSETERQLQALFGELLGLGTVAPNASFFELGGHSLLAVTLIARIRSRLGVEVPLNEVFERPTVEELARWVDAHSGAQSALALRLPDCVVALKPLGNKPPLFFAPPSAGSPAVYVSLARYLSPEQPVFGFQMPGVMDDLRPPETIEETAALYVDAMRQLQPHGPYRLAGWSFGGIIVCEMARQLEAMGEQVALLGLIDGAALDRQAARDNGENGEGLFASSQMVRVLTEAPLPRDYENVRLVGGWMGISLPESFGELFRRDTDGQRTYLWRFLRDAARTARNFLVTMQAERLYTFSSYAGPATLFRAGPPAIGVDTLVESVRRFARAGVEVIAVPGNHMTLIMDERNVIKLALRLQECLDKVLAAASSHEAPRAGMSAKGLNEQHSREVV